The following coding sequences lie in one Musa acuminata AAA Group cultivar baxijiao chromosome BXJ3-1, Cavendish_Baxijiao_AAA, whole genome shotgun sequence genomic window:
- the LOC135628466 gene encoding phosphoribulokinase, chloroplastic-like, whose product MSVCSLYRVTMPCSCSESHLGSCRKQLMFCVSRGKARRRAWTRVSCSAETRTVVIGLAADSGCGKSTFMRRLTSVLGGVAEPPRGCNAYSNTLVGDATTVICLDDYHALDREGRKEKGVTALDPKANNFDLMYEQVRALKSGVAIEKPVYNHVTGRLDPPELIRPPNILFIEGLHPLFDPRIRSLLDFSIYLDISNEVKFAWKIQRDMAERGESLESIKASIKARKSDFDMYIDPQKQFADVIIEVLPTRLIPDKSATEVLRVRLVMREGVKHFTPVYLFDEGSAISWTPCGGKLSCSYPGIRFFYGPDTYFSDEASVLEMDGQFDRLDELIYVESHLSNLSTKYYGEVTQQMLKHADFPGSNDGTGLFQTIIGLKIRQLYEQIIAGDSSHGLKREQLRRCLRLSPV is encoded by the exons ATGTCGGTTTGCTCGCTATACCGCGTTACTATGCCGTGCTCTTGCTCGGAGAGCCACCTCGGCTCGTGCCGGAAGCAGCTCATGTTCTGCGTCAGCCGGGGGAAGGCAAGGAGAAGAGCTTGGACCCGGGTGTCGTGCTCGGCTGAGACCAGGACGGTGGTGATCGGGCTGGCGGCAGACTCCGGCTGCGGCAAAAGCACCTTCATGAGGAGGCTGACCAGTGTCCTCGGGGGGGTGGCGGAGCCACCGAGGGGGTGCAACGCCTACTCCAACACACTTGTCGGTGACGCCACCACCGTGATATGCCTCGATGACTACCACGCCTTGGACAGGGAAGGGAGGAAGGAGAAAGGTGTCACTGCGCTGGATCCCAAGGCTAACAATTTCGATCTCATGTACGAGCAGGTGAGAGCCCTCAAGAGTGGGGTGGCCATAGAAAAGCCTGTATACAACCATGTCACTGGCCGCTTGGATCCACCTGAGCTGATACGCCCACCAAACATCCTGTTCATCGAAGGCTTGCATCCACT GTTTGATCCACGCATAAGGAGTCTCCTGGACTTCAGTATCTACTTGGATATAAGCAACGAGGTGAAGTTTGCATGGAAAATTCAG CGAGATATGGCAGAACGAGGGGAGAGTCTCGAGAGCATCAAAGCCAGCATCAAAGCTCGGAAATCCGATTTCGATATGTATATTG ATCCACAAAAGCAGTTCGCCGATGTCATAATAGAAGTTCTACCAACCCGGTTGATTCCAGATAAGAGTGCAACAGAGGTACTGAGAGTTCGACTGGTGATGAGGGAAGGGGTGAAGCACTTCACCCCGGTCTATCTTTTCGATGAAGGCTCCGCCATTTCATGGACACCCTGTGGTGGAAAGCTAAGTTGCTCATATCCTGGCATCAGATTCTTCTATGGCCCAGACACATACTTCTCTGATGAG gctTCAGTACTGGAGATGGATGGGCAGTTTGACAGACTAGATGAGCTGATATATGTTGAGAGCCATCTGAGCAACTTGTCGACGAAGTACTATGGAGAGGTGACGCAGCAGATGCTGAAGCATGCAGATTTTCCTGGCAGCAACGACGGGACTGGCCTTTTCCAAACCATCATTGGTCTCAAGATAAGGCAACTGTATGAGCAGATCATTGCTGGAGACAGCAGCCATGGGTTGAAGAGGGAGCAGTTGCGCAGATGCCTCCGTCTGAGTCCCGTTTGA
- the LOC135585647 gene encoding protein SENSITIVE TO UV 2-like isoform X3 — MSFEGIDEWDENFLDEAIRIELEALSSRNLPSDPPEPTILRPSSYADLNSSSRPHRDAIEPPYGRVQLHSQREPEPDSFAPIPSFGLGARGLAFDVRGGGLSFSPPRELSQRHVEKSNSEMDCEILEPWVSRDERFSGGGITERDREVKRLKRELGRVSKHLKHLEHECTELKKEKTKKDEQLKLVFSEIEAKEAEIYNLKSGKLDHRKLDFQNAGTFIDQACHHPVNEDNCTWHTSQALDGTSDFVYSKTKGENGPSSSLSLEPRMFECNEHKVEHVQTTGLAEYHGLVDNSSITCTGVNIQKSCFPKKAAQSKGCRTVGTQTEICQDWGHSSLEDLTEYHISSKLLNIWDFPNSLMTGKIMISRLLVSCTADFCVLFRCMSMTSHTDLDCHADENFSHHMTLHDDAQSELSLDASKVSRLYAILTKMHNGVSQLHDLLEALLELCTLENVVVVHRSLRILHIFLQHLLSYEKRSIKRNNILVGQPLNDNMHRGLRHQDWYQNMDIHHKRTYGENENSGLPMADISSFDLENLCMDKVGSDCDIKFLSSESLVSIFKCMQLVAMKNMKEDVRIEALGVMILIMMESNPSTERDKFGLMSLLEVLPKLLQKEAGPHVQKHALRLLFLLLNCPKMLLLFSNGGKENDEHAETVDHSVALEDAVNLILEGLSKCLSPAGTGDLDLIVQRGTHSLESISITSYIFQSYNGSTHKQQPDCQLDC; from the exons atGAGCTTCGAGGGAATCGACGAATGGGATGAGAACTTCCTCGACGAAGCGATTCGCATTGAGCTCGAAGCTCTATCGTCAAGAAACCTCCCTTCCGACCCACCGGAGCCAACAATCCTTCGCCCTTCTTCCTACGCCGACCTTAATTCATCCTCTCGCCCTCACCGTGATGCGATCGAACCCCCATACGGTCGCGTCCAATTGCATTCGCAGCGGGAGCCGGAGCCGGACTCCTTTGCTCCCATACCTTCTTTTGGTCTCGGCGCAAGGGGTCTGGCTTTCGACGTTCGCGGTGGAGGCCTTAGCTTCTCACCCCCACGGGAGCTCTCCCAGAGACATGTGGAGAAATCTAACTCGGAGATGGATTGCGAGATCTTGGAACCTTGGGTTTCACGGGATGAACGGTTCAGCGGCGGGGGCATAACCGAGAGGGACAGGGAAGTAAAGAGATTAAAG AGGGAGTTAGGCCGTGTCTCCAAGCATCTCAAACACTTG GAACATGAATGCACGGAACTAAAAAAGGAAAAGACCAAGAAAGATGAGCAACTTAAATTGGTCTTTTCAGAGATAGAAGCTAAAGAAGCTGAGATCTACAATTTGAAAAGTGGGAAATT AGACCACCGTAAGTTGGATTTTCAAAATGCTGGGACTTTCATTGACCAGGCTTGTCATCATCCTGTTAATGAAGATAACTGTACTTGGCACACATCACAGGCTTTGGATGGGACATCAGATTTTGTGTATAGCAAAACCAAAGGAGAAAATGGACCTTCATCATCACTCTCTTTGGAGCCACGTATGTTTGAATGCAATGAACATAAAGTAGAACATGTTCAAACTACTGGATTAGCTGAGTACCATGGTTTGGTTGATAATA GTTCGATTACCTGCACTGGTGTCAATATTCAG AAGAGTTGCTTTCCTAAGAAGGCTGCACAGTCAAAAGGGTGTAGAACTGTAGGAACACAAACAGAAATTTGTCAGGACTGGGGCCATTCTTCACTGGAGGATTTGACTGAGTACCACATTTCAAGCAAGCTGCTTAATATCTGGGATTTTCCAAATAGCCTAATGACAGGGAAGATTATGATTTCAAGGTTGCTTGTCTCTTGCACAGCGGATTTTTGTGTGCTTTTCAGGTGCATGAGTATGACATCCCACACAGATCTGGATTGTCATGCAGATGAAAACTTTTCTCATCACATGACTTTGCATGATGATGCACAATCAGAACTATCACTTGATGCTTCTAAAGTGTCACGTCTCTATGCAATACTTACAAAG ATGCATAATGGGGTGTCACAATTACATGATTTGCTTGAAGCCTTACTTGAATTATGCACTCTTGAAAAT gTTGTTGTTGTTCATAGATCCTTACGTATATTGCATATTTTCTTGCAACACTTGTTGAGTTATGAGAAAAGGTCCATCAAAAG GAATAACATTCTCGTTGGCCAACCTTTGAATGACAATATGCATAGAGGTCTGAGACATCAAGACTGGTATCAGAACATGGACATTCATCATAAAAGAACATATGGCGAGAATGAAAATTCAGGGTTACCAATGGCAGATATAAGTTCTTTTGATTTGGAAAATCTGTGCATGGACAAAGTGGGAAGTGACTGTGACATTAAGTTTCTTTCTTCAGAAAGTTTGGTTTCAATTTTTAAATGTATGCAGCTAGTAGCCATGAAGAATATGAAAGAGGATGTCCGAATTGAAGCCTTAGGTGTGATGATTCTTATTATGATGGAAAGTAACCCAAGTACAGAGAGGGATAA GTTTGGGCTGATGTCGTTGTTGGAAGTTCTACCTAAGTTGCTTCAAAAGGAAGCTGGCCCACATGTACAAAAGCATGCTCTTCGTCTATTGTTCTTGCTCCTGAACT GTCCGAAGATGCTGTTACTGTTTTCTAATGGAGGTAAAGAGAATGATGAGCATGCAGAAACAGTTGATCATAGTGTTGCGCTAGAAGATGCAGTGAACTTGATTCTTGAGGGCTTGTCGAAATGTTTATCACCTGCTGGAACTGGTGATCTG
- the LOC103996097 gene encoding uncharacterized protein LOC103996097 — MAGEQNASGGSSSRMDLNLYLSLPSLRRSQSRDLGSDLTLSSVHLPWSPIAEEAHVSAPYSPSNALSTPDILPADPLHAADNNNPGSEYNPNSSSREPNYAPESQSFDDPYTLPPVHGNEPIIPERSPLVPSQPVPPLQFVRQPSACGVDAQIGYPPPPQLSSRAAHRQVEATLGVYSQIRLSDLTAQGDALSVQQELREHPEYRFQRLIELTNRLWGRNRRPSNDGQRFDSGAHSLTSPERLMHDIVQSQRALEASRKCAEGKEVEYLDKKNEDKSGNAAANFECNICYDLAKDPVVTPCGHLFCWFCLYQWLHAHSVNSECPVCKGHVLEINVTPIYGRGGEETKDHKKCGEDGQSGLKIPPRPHANRIESFRQQVRDRLEEGIANSRRNEEVHDGVRIEGYRPSRRQGRFGAARTLATRRMRRIQREEGTGSNSTGLGLLRDPTSGHPLVPSAVFQDGVDLSRPAGSPTSSLNHHSPEPLHQHSHRVEPVMVSDQASASSSVAVIHGDTAGVNPSAGTSAAGPSNSGRRRARNSALGSSDVDGVRNTRNRRLN, encoded by the coding sequence ATGGCTGGTGAGCAAAACgcaagcggcggcagcagcagccgaATGGATCTGAATCTTTATCTTAGCCTTCCTTCTCTACGTCGATCTCAAAGCCGGGATCTTGGCTCCGACCTCACGCTTAGTTCCGTGCACTTGCCCTGGTCGCCGATCGCCGAAGAAGCCCACGTTTCTGCACCCTACTCCCCGTCCAACGCCTTGTCCACTCCGGACATACTACCGGCCGATCCTCTTCATGCTGCTGACAACAACAATCCAGGTTCTGAGTACAATCCGAACTCGTCATCTCGTGAGCCTAACTATGCTCCAGAATCGCAGTCGTTTGATGACCCATACACACTGCCTCCTGTCCATGGCAACGAACCAATAATCCCAGAGAGAAGCCCTCTTGTGCCGTCTCAGCCGGTGCCGCCTCTTCAATTCGTTAGGCAACCTTCAGCCTGTGGCGTCGATGCCCAAATTGGTTATCCACCTCCTCCTCAGCTTTCCTCACGAGCTGCTCATCGTCAGGTCGAGGCCACCCTTGGAGTGTACTCGCAGATTCGTCTGAGCGATCTGACTGCCCAAGGTGATGCACTGTCCGTCCAACAAGAGCTCCGCGAACACCCTGAATATCGTTTCCAGAGGTTGATAGAGTTGACCAACCGGTTATGGGGCCGAAATCGTAGGCCTTCTAATGATGGCCAGCGGTTTGATTCTGGTGCACATTCCTTGACTAGCCCAGAAAGGCTAATGCATGATATAGTACAGTCTCAGAGGGCATTAGAAGCTTCCAGGAAGTGTGCCGAAGGCAAGGAGGTTGAATATTTAGACAAGAAAAATGAAGACAAGAGCGGAAACGCTGCTGCTAACTTTGAATGCAATATTTGTTATGATCTTGCCAAGGATCCAGTCGTTACTCCATGTGGTCATCTTTTTTGTTGGTTTTGTTTGTATCAGTGGCTTCATGCTCATTCGGTGAATTCTGAATGCCCTGTCTGCAAAGGACATGTACTTGAAATTAATGTCACTCCTATATACGGTCGTGGGGGTGAAGAAACTAAAGATCACAAGAAATGTGGAGAAGACGGGCAATCTGGTCTGAAGATACCCCCTCGACCCCATGCAAATAGAATTGAGAGTTTCAGGCAGCAGGTACGGGACAGACTGGAAGAAGGAATTGCAAACTCAAGGAGAAATGAAGAGGTGCATGATGGAGTCAGAATTGAAGGATATCGGCCTTCAAGGAGACAGGGAAGGTTCGGTGCTGCACGTACTTTGGCTACTAGAAGGATGCGAAGAATTCAGAGGGAAGAGGGTACCGGGTCTAATTCTACAGGACTTGGCTTGCTTAGAGACCCCACATCAGGCCATCCACTTGTTCCCTCTGCAGTCTTTCAGGATGGAGTTGATCTATCACGTCCAGCTGGCTCACCGACTTCTTCCCTCAATCATCATAGCCCTGAACCTTTGCATCAGCATAGTCATAGAGTTGAGCCAGTGATGGTTTCAGATCAGGCATCAGCTTCAAGTTCTGTTGCTGTGATACATGGAGATACTGCTGGTGTCAACCCTTCTGCAGGAACCAGTGCAGCAGGACCTTCTAACTCTGGTAGAAGAAGAGCAAGAAACTCTGCCTTGGGTTCTTCTGATGTTGATGGAGTTCGTAACACACGTAATAGAAGGCTGAACTAA
- the LOC135628748 gene encoding uncharacterized protein LOC135628748, with translation MATGKIIGAVVASFAVAYACDVLIADKKIFGGTTPKTISDEWWEATDKKFQAWPRTAGPPVVMNPISRQNFIVKSSES, from the exons ATGGCAACAGGCAAAATTATCGGAGCTGTTGTTGCATCCTTTGCAGTTGCATATGCATGTGATGTGCTGATTGCTGATAAAAAAATTTTTGGAG GTACAACACCTAAAACTATCTCGGACGAATGGTGGGAAGCAACTGATAAGAAGTTCCAGGCCTGGCCTCGTACTGCTGGACCACCAGTCGTGATGAATCCAATTAGCCGGCAGAACTTTATTGTAAAATCATCTGAATCGTGA